Proteins from a genomic interval of Luteibacter pinisoli:
- a CDS encoding response regulator: MQLRTIIADDHPVVLMGTRAALEANGLEVIGEAANGDQLLDLLASRPCDVVVTDFSMPGGRHGDGLLLLDTIRRRYPRLPIVILTMVNNTAVLQTMRTRGAACLCDKRAPLREVAVAVRHAVAGRTFVSETIRMQLTQTCMQDPLADVRLSAREIEVVRLYVSGMSITQIADRLSRSVKTVSRQKRDAMRKLGIDHDSRLSEYARERGLAS, from the coding sequence ATGCAGTTGCGAACGATCATTGCGGATGACCATCCGGTCGTGTTGATGGGTACGCGTGCGGCGCTCGAGGCCAATGGCCTGGAGGTGATCGGCGAGGCGGCCAATGGCGACCAGTTGCTGGACTTGCTTGCGTCGCGGCCATGCGACGTTGTCGTCACCGATTTTTCCATGCCCGGAGGCCGCCACGGTGACGGCCTGCTGCTTCTCGATACGATCCGCCGTCGTTATCCGCGCCTGCCCATTGTGATCCTCACCATGGTGAACAACACGGCCGTGCTGCAGACGATGCGCACGCGCGGTGCGGCGTGCCTGTGTGACAAGCGTGCGCCCTTGCGCGAAGTGGCCGTGGCCGTGCGCCACGCCGTGGCAGGGCGAACCTTCGTCAGCGAGACGATCCGCATGCAATTGACCCAGACCTGCATGCAGGATCCCCTCGCCGATGTACGCCTCTCCGCACGCGAAATCGAAGTCGTGCGGCTGTACGTCAGTGGCATGTCCATCACCCAGATTGCCGACCGGCTCAGCCGTAGCGTGAAAACGGTCAGCCGGCAAAAGCGCGACGCCATGCGCAAGCTGGGTATCGACCATGACAGCCGGCTTTCCGAGTACGCCCGCGAGCGTGGCCTGGCCTCCTGA